A part of Kiritimatiellia bacterium genomic DNA contains:
- a CDS encoding glycosyltransferase family 2 protein has protein sequence MKRSNSLAVIVPVFNERDAVGAVLEALLRFAENRDMEIIAVDDGSDDGTSEILAGFAGRVLLRRHASNHGYGASLKTGILATQARDVLFFDSDGQHDVADLPKMLEELERHECVFGARPPGAGIPLVRKPGKWLLQHVCNFLAGRKIPDLNCGLRAGRRLLFMRMLDLLPEGFSFSITSLMFIIKSRYSYVFVPVHCGPRVGKSSVRIFRDGVKAVLLALRLIMLFDPLRALGVPAVALIAVGLAYQAYIIAVFRLKIVGGAILAILSGILLFLFGLLADQVASLRKEISSHNSLFWELEQQRGKDGDE, from the coding sequence ATGAAAAGATCGAACAGCCTGGCGGTGATCGTGCCCGTCTTCAACGAACGGGACGCCGTGGGCGCCGTGCTGGAAGCCCTCCTGCGCTTCGCCGAAAACCGCGACATGGAAATCATCGCCGTGGACGACGGCTCGGACGACGGCACCTCGGAGATCCTCGCCGGGTTCGCCGGGCGCGTGCTTTTGCGGCGCCACGCATCGAATCACGGGTACGGCGCTTCGCTGAAGACCGGCATCCTCGCCACCCAGGCGCGGGACGTCCTGTTCTTCGACAGCGACGGCCAGCACGATGTCGCCGACCTTCCGAAAATGCTCGAGGAACTGGAGCGGCACGAGTGCGTCTTCGGCGCCCGGCCGCCGGGCGCCGGGATCCCGCTCGTGCGCAAGCCCGGCAAATGGCTGCTCCAGCACGTGTGCAACTTCCTGGCGGGCCGGAAAATCCCCGACCTCAACTGCGGCCTGCGCGCGGGGCGCCGGCTGCTGTTCATGCGGATGCTGGACCTGCTGCCGGAGGGTTTCTCGTTTTCGATCACCTCCCTGATGTTCATCATCAAGAGCCGCTACTCCTATGTCTTCGTGCCGGTCCACTGCGGGCCGCGCGTGGGAAAGAGCTCCGTCCGGATCTTCCGCGACGGCGTCAAGGCCGTCCTGCTCGCGCTACGGCTGATCATGCTCTTCGACCCCTTGCGCGCGCTGGGCGTACCGGCCGTCGCGCTCATCGCGGTCGGCCTCGCCTACCAGGCCTACATCATCGCGGTGTTCCGGTTGAAGATCGTCGGCGGGGCGATCCTGGCGATCCTGTCCGGCATCCTGCTCTTCCTGTTCGGGCTGCTCGCGGACCAGGTCGCCAGCCTCCGCAAGGAGATCAGCTCGCACAACAGCCTTTTCTGGGAACTCGAGCAGCAACGCGGAAAAGACGGGGATGAGTAA
- a CDS encoding glycosyltransferase family 4 protein — translation MSNPRLLVICHGFPPFHGGAELAAWYLAREAERAGWAVDVLTSDLGGRLPAEEILDGLRVRRVRAPKKDWTRHTAGELGRFYLAARRRLGDFAEPKPDLVLAHFSFPAGRLALDLKRRHGIPYAVVLHGSDVPGYQPERFGLLYALLKPVVRRVWRGARQVIAVSDSLRDLALRTWPGGQIAVISNGVDTERFAPPPSRPAGDGRLRVITAAQLIERKGLRHLIAALTDRESLTICGTGPQEAELRSLAVSLKAPVHFAGAVKPEDMPGRLNDSDIFVLPSLQEGLPLALLEAMAAGLAAIATPVGGIPSVIRDGQNGLLVPTGDAPAIRAALDRLQAPELRRRLGDAARAAALAHGWAAVWRRYAELPGMPAP, via the coding sequence ATGAGTAACCCGCGCCTCCTGGTGATCTGTCACGGTTTTCCCCCGTTCCACGGCGGCGCCGAGCTGGCGGCGTGGTACCTCGCCCGCGAGGCCGAACGCGCCGGCTGGGCGGTGGACGTTCTGACCTCGGATCTCGGCGGGCGCCTGCCGGCCGAAGAAATCCTCGACGGGCTTCGCGTCCGCCGGGTCCGCGCCCCGAAAAAGGATTGGACCCGGCACACGGCGGGCGAACTCGGACGCTTCTACTTGGCGGCGCGGCGGCGCCTGGGTGACTTCGCGGAGCCGAAGCCCGACCTGGTGCTGGCCCACTTCTCGTTTCCCGCGGGCCGGCTGGCGCTCGACCTGAAGCGGCGGCACGGCATTCCGTACGCCGTGGTCCTGCACGGCTCCGACGTGCCCGGCTACCAGCCCGAGCGGTTCGGCCTGCTGTACGCCCTGCTCAAACCCGTCGTGCGGCGGGTCTGGCGCGGCGCCCGGCAGGTGATCGCCGTCAGCGACTCGCTGCGCGACCTGGCGCTCCGCACCTGGCCCGGGGGACAAATTGCCGTGATATCCAATGGCGTGGACACCGAGCGGTTCGCCCCTCCACCCTCCCGGCCGGCCGGCGACGGCCGCCTGCGCGTCATCACCGCGGCCCAGCTGATCGAACGGAAAGGGCTGCGCCACTTGATCGCGGCGCTGACGGACCGCGAATCCCTCACGATCTGCGGCACCGGTCCGCAGGAGGCGGAGCTGCGGTCCCTGGCGGTCTCGCTCAAGGCCCCGGTGCACTTCGCCGGCGCGGTCAAACCGGAAGATATGCCGGGCCGGCTGAATGACTCCGATATCTTCGTGCTGCCCTCGCTGCAGGAAGGCCTGCCGCTGGCGCTGCTGGAGGCCATGGCCGCGGGCCTCGCCGCGATAGCGACACCGGTCGGTGGAATTCCCTCCGTGATCCGGGACGGGCAAAACGGGCTGCTGGTCCCGACCGGCGACGCCCCCGCGATCCGCGCGGCGCTGGACCGGTTGCAGGCCCCTGAACTGCGCCGCCGGCTCGGTGACGCCGCGCGGGCCGCGGCCCTGGCGCACGGCTGGGCCGCCGTCTGGCGGCGATACGCCGAACTCCCCGGGATGCCAGCCCCATGA
- a CDS encoding polysaccharide pyruvyl transferase family protein, protein MNGAANNILILGGHTRFNCGDRAIRTAILDQLRAEDPSARFHIVTREPARDEAEWQAHAIAGGTPELLRKSAFLRNLGLLIWGGGHLLQDDSSKVKNMYWALVLNLLRLRTRCPMVGYGVGVGPGDSAWGRFFAARALAPLDAFAARDERSADLVRQWTRGRLPVRVLPDPAVDLRPAPRAEAAAYLEREHGVPLSGDEVRIGISLRRWFHVGRPFLPLQWRHRWKSGAPAAPPLFEQFGRNLAGALNRLAAGRRIRLLFFPMSCSPWEGDDAVCAELQREVAAPSHLVKPDIPAPLLKALFGLCDLFVGVRLHATILALGMNVPMLNIAYVRRASDLFARLGLPDQSLPIEEAAAPGGEARLLDALTRLYEGRREIGGAQARAWAPLAAECRAGYARFIQEILAGKP, encoded by the coding sequence ATGAACGGCGCCGCAAACAATATTCTCATCCTGGGCGGCCACACCCGGTTCAACTGCGGCGACCGCGCCATCCGGACGGCCATACTCGACCAGCTCCGCGCCGAGGATCCGTCCGCGCGCTTCCACATCGTCACCCGCGAGCCCGCGCGCGACGAGGCGGAATGGCAGGCGCACGCGATCGCGGGCGGAACGCCGGAACTGCTCCGGAAATCGGCTTTTCTGCGGAATCTCGGCCTGCTGATCTGGGGCGGCGGACACCTGCTCCAGGACGATTCGAGCAAGGTGAAGAACATGTACTGGGCGCTCGTCCTGAACCTGCTCCGGCTGCGGACGCGCTGCCCGATGGTCGGCTACGGCGTGGGCGTCGGGCCGGGCGATTCCGCGTGGGGCCGCTTCTTCGCCGCCCGGGCCCTGGCGCCGCTGGACGCCTTCGCCGCGCGGGATGAGCGGTCCGCCGACCTCGTCCGGCAGTGGACGCGCGGCCGGCTGCCGGTGCGCGTCCTGCCCGACCCCGCCGTGGACCTCCGTCCCGCCCCCCGGGCGGAAGCGGCCGCTTACCTGGAACGCGAGCACGGGGTCCCGTTGTCCGGCGACGAAGTCCGGATCGGCATCAGCCTCCGCCGCTGGTTCCACGTCGGGCGGCCTTTCCTGCCGCTGCAATGGCGGCACCGGTGGAAATCCGGCGCGCCGGCGGCCCCGCCCCTCTTCGAGCAGTTCGGCCGGAACCTGGCGGGCGCGCTGAATCGGTTGGCCGCCGGGCGCAGGATCCGGCTCCTTTTCTTCCCCATGTCCTGCTCGCCGTGGGAAGGCGACGACGCCGTCTGCGCCGAACTGCAGCGCGAGGTCGCGGCCCCGTCGCACCTCGTCAAGCCAGACATTCCCGCGCCGCTGCTCAAGGCCCTGTTCGGCCTCTGCGACCTTTTTGTCGGCGTGCGGCTGCACGCCACGATCCTGGCGCTCGGGATGAACGTTCCGATGCTGAACATCGCCTATGTCCGGAGGGCGTCCGACCTGTTTGCCCGCCTGGGCCTGCCCGACCAGTCCCTGCCGATCGAGGAAGCCGCCGCGCCGGGCGGCGAGGCACGCCTGCTCGACGCCTTGACCCGCCTGTACGAGGGGCGCCGGGAAATCGGCGGCGCGCAGGCCCGGGCCTGGGCGCCGCTGGCGGCCGAGTGCCGGGCCGGGTACGCCCGGTTCATCCAGGAAATTCTCGCGGGGAAACCATGA
- a CDS encoding peptidoglycan DD-metalloendopeptidase family protein, producing MTTNQGSSFAARLARAAGRATGLIPCGGRLARGLTRAWLAWRSDVPVVVISGSSGKTTTCLLLQALLAERFAVVGTRDNDNLDCHQHRHVLRLGLRRRRQALVLEAGIQSDRNAARWNQAVRSDFLILTTIGHTHLQWLHDRQGVFEQKRALLDGLKPGGTLLVNADDDLLRALRTDPRTLTFGIESEADFRAAGLEADARGIRFNLVRGGRVLARIESDLLGRHYAYPLLAAAACASLFDLDAGAIQRGLARFRPAPSRISIGRERGWTVLDDTYSSNPEAAWAALEALHLLEGRKIAVLGTMLEQGERGPELHRALGRRLAAGFPELHRLLGYGPLSELIVAGAVEAGFPAERTFQTDSKFELLAQLDRVVQPGDAVLIKGSNQLMLGDVVRRLGAPWFTAPLENMPAVRAVGAFGAYRIPDRRHEGLDLPAEPGTPVRAMAEGTVYFAGRDGPYGRCVRIRHFANTVSVYAHLDAILCRRGPVALGAIIGRTGRSGIPAGIGDYDYPHLHVELRVNGIPQDPSPYYE from the coding sequence ATGACCACGAACCAGGGATCGTCCTTCGCGGCGCGGCTGGCCCGCGCGGCCGGCCGCGCCACGGGCCTGATCCCGTGCGGCGGCCGCCTCGCGCGGGGGCTGACCCGGGCGTGGCTGGCCTGGCGATCCGACGTGCCCGTGGTCGTGATCAGCGGCAGCAGCGGGAAGACCACCACCTGCCTGCTCCTGCAGGCGCTGCTCGCGGAGCGCTTCGCGGTGGTCGGCACGCGGGACAACGATAACCTGGACTGCCACCAGCACCGGCACGTGCTCCGGCTCGGGCTGCGGCGCCGGCGCCAGGCGCTGGTCCTCGAGGCCGGCATCCAGAGCGACCGTAACGCCGCGCGGTGGAACCAAGCCGTCCGTTCCGATTTCCTGATCCTCACCACGATCGGCCACACTCATCTGCAATGGCTCCATGACCGCCAGGGCGTGTTCGAGCAGAAGCGGGCGCTGCTGGACGGATTGAAACCCGGCGGCACGCTCCTGGTGAACGCGGACGACGACCTGCTGCGCGCCCTCCGCACCGATCCGCGGACGCTGACGTTCGGGATCGAGTCGGAAGCGGACTTCCGCGCGGCCGGCCTGGAGGCCGACGCCCGCGGCATCCGCTTCAACCTGGTCCGCGGCGGCCGCGTCCTCGCCCGGATCGAGAGCGACCTGCTCGGCCGCCACTACGCCTATCCCCTGCTCGCCGCCGCGGCCTGCGCCTCGCTCTTCGACCTCGATGCCGGCGCGATCCAGCGCGGACTCGCGCGGTTCCGGCCGGCGCCGTCCCGAATCAGCATCGGGCGCGAGCGGGGCTGGACGGTCCTGGACGACACCTACAGCTCGAATCCCGAAGCCGCGTGGGCGGCCCTGGAGGCGCTGCACCTGCTGGAAGGGCGAAAGATCGCCGTGCTGGGCACCATGCTCGAACAGGGCGAGCGCGGCCCCGAGCTGCACCGGGCGCTGGGGCGCCGGCTGGCCGCCGGGTTCCCGGAACTCCACCGGCTCCTCGGGTACGGGCCGCTCTCCGAGCTCATTGTGGCGGGGGCCGTCGAGGCGGGATTCCCCGCGGAGCGGACGTTCCAGACCGACAGCAAGTTCGAGTTGCTGGCGCAACTCGACCGCGTGGTCCAGCCCGGCGACGCCGTGCTGATCAAGGGCTCCAACCAGCTCATGCTGGGCGACGTGGTCCGCCGGCTCGGCGCGCCGTGGTTCACCGCACCGCTGGAGAACATGCCCGCCGTGCGCGCCGTCGGCGCGTTCGGCGCCTACCGGATCCCGGACCGGCGGCACGAGGGCCTGGACCTGCCCGCGGAACCCGGCACGCCCGTGCGCGCCATGGCCGAGGGAACCGTATATTTCGCGGGCCGCGACGGGCCGTACGGGCGCTGCGTGCGCATCCGGCATTTCGCCAACACGGTCAGCGTCTATGCGCACCTGGACGCGATCCTGTGCCGCCGCGGGCCCGTGGCCCTCGGCGCGATCATCGGCCGGACCGGCCGCTCGGGCATCCCGGCGGGGATCGGCGATTACGACTATCCGCACCTCCACGTGGAACTGCGCGTCAACGGGATCCCGCAAGATCCGTCGCCTTACTACGAATGA
- a CDS encoding phenylacetate--CoA ligase family protein codes for MTFLKDYIRLACAARLPAAYRRRLQDRRLARIARHAGANVPFYRDLFAAAGLDPASVRGLDDLARMPRTRKMEYRARPPEDRLAAGFHAGNCHVEHTSGSTGIPLNVYLAADERARRSARWLLARMRHGLWPWWRHLLIGYHRPAPEPWYARRLRLHATAADACGKVARFRPQVISAYASQLVVFLLELRRRGLPVPRPRAIRTGGETLTPAARQCLERAFGAPVHDFYAAVEFGLLGTSCPVRGGFHLASDDLVVEVVKDGRPVAAGEEGDLLVTSLVARAMPLLRYEIGDVGALDPEPSCPCGHPFPRIARLSGRVEEMLVLPGGRRASPRLAAIPFWEDTSILQYRVTQRAVGEFEVDLVPAGPLDPALGERVRAYFREQFEAVRTDIRVCDRLEPDPSGKRRKVVVLVTGTA; via the coding sequence ATGACTTTTTTGAAGGATTATATCCGGCTGGCCTGCGCCGCGCGTCTTCCCGCGGCGTATCGGCGCCGTCTTCAAGACCGCCGGCTGGCGCGCATCGCGCGCCATGCGGGCGCGAACGTGCCCTTCTATCGAGACCTGTTTGCCGCCGCCGGGCTCGATCCCGCTTCCGTTCGCGGGCTGGACGATCTAGCCCGAATGCCCCGGACGCGCAAGATGGAGTACCGGGCCCGGCCCCCGGAAGACCGGCTCGCGGCCGGCTTCCACGCCGGCAACTGCCACGTCGAGCACACGAGCGGCTCGACGGGCATTCCGCTGAACGTATACCTGGCGGCCGACGAGCGGGCCCGCCGGTCCGCCCGCTGGCTGCTCGCGCGGATGCGCCACGGCCTCTGGCCCTGGTGGCGTCATCTGCTGATCGGGTACCACCGGCCCGCGCCCGAGCCCTGGTATGCGCGGCGGTTGCGCCTCCATGCGACGGCGGCGGACGCCTGCGGGAAGGTGGCCCGATTCCGGCCGCAGGTCATCAGCGCGTATGCCAGCCAACTGGTGGTCTTCCTGCTGGAACTCCGGCGCCGGGGTTTGCCCGTGCCGCGCCCCCGGGCCATTCGCACCGGGGGCGAGACCCTGACCCCGGCCGCACGGCAGTGTCTGGAGCGGGCGTTCGGGGCCCCCGTGCACGATTTCTACGCCGCGGTCGAGTTCGGGCTTCTCGGCACCTCGTGCCCTGTACGGGGCGGATTCCACCTGGCCTCGGACGATCTCGTGGTCGAGGTCGTCAAGGACGGCCGGCCGGTCGCCGCGGGGGAGGAAGGCGACCTGCTCGTAACCTCCCTCGTGGCGCGCGCGATGCCGCTCCTCCGCTACGAGATCGGGGACGTGGGCGCGCTGGATCCCGAGCCCTCCTGCCCGTGCGGCCATCCCTTTCCTCGAATTGCACGCCTTTCCGGGCGTGTGGAGGAGATGCTCGTGCTGCCCGGCGGGCGCCGCGCGTCGCCCCGGCTCGCCGCCATCCCGTTCTGGGAGGACACGAGCATCCTGCAGTACCGCGTCACCCAGCGCGCCGTCGGCGAGTTCGAGGTGGACCTGGTGCCGGCCGGGCCGCTCGATCCGGCGCTGGGCGAGCGGGTCCGCGCCTATTTCCGGGAGCAGTTCGAAGCGGTTCGCACGGACATCCGTGTCTGCGACCGGCTGGAACCCGATCCGTCCGGCAAGCGGCGGAAGGTCGTCGTCCTCGTTACCGGCACGGCCTGA